CGTACCGGTGAGCCTGGAGTTCGAGGGCATGGAGGCACCGCTGCCGGCCATCGAGCGCTCGCTCGCGAACATCATTCGACTGACCGAAAGCGTGGCGTGACATGACGACGCGGATTGCAGTGATCGGGCTCGGCTCGATCGCTGTCGAGCATCTGAAGGCGTACCAGCAGAACCCGCAGGCCGAGCTCGTCGCCGTGTGCGACGTCGACCTCGAGCGGGCGAAGGCGCGCGGTGAGCAGTTCGGCGTGGCGCGGGTGACCGGTTCCGCCGAGGAGATCTTCTCGGACCCGGACGTCGACGCGGTCAGCGTCTGCGTGCCGAACACGCTGCACGCCCCGATCGCCGAGGCGGCGCTGCGGGCGGGCAAGGACGTCCTGGTCGAGAAGCCGATGACCGTGACGGTGCCCGAGGCCGAGGCACTGGTGAAGGCGGTCGAGGAGACCGGAAAGGCCCTGCAGATCGGGTACGTACGGCGGTATGCGCCGAACGCCCTGGTCACCAAGCGGTTCCTGGACGCGGGCGAGTTCGGTGACATCTACGCGGCGCGGGCCACGCTGTTGCGGACGGCCGGCAACCCGGGCGGCTGGTTCGGCGACGTGGAGCTGTCCGGCGGCGGTCCGCTGATCGACCTCGGCGTCCACATCATCGACCTGTGCTGGTACCTGATGGGGATGCCGAAGGCGGTGTCCGCGTCCGGTGCGACGTTCGCGCCGCTGGGTGCCCGGGACAACATCCAGAACCTGACCCGGTACAAGGCGGCGTCGGCGGCGCGGCCGAACACGGTCGAGGACTTCGCGACCGCGCAGATCCGCTTCGAGGGCGGGGCGGTCCTCGACGTGGCCACGTCGTTCTCGCTGCACGCGCGCAACGAGATCAGCGTCCGGATCCACGGTGACAAGGGCGGCGCGGAGATCGAGCCGGAGCTCCTGATGGTCACCGAGCAGCACGACACGCTGCTGCACATCCAGCCGCAGATCGACTCGCTCGGGTTCGACTTCAAGGTCGGGTTCGCGAACCAGATCGATCACTTCCTGCAGATCTGCCGGGGCGAGATCCCGGCCGACGCGACCGCGGAGCAGGGCCTCGAGATGGCCCGGATGCTGACCGCGATCTACGAGTCCGCGAAGAGCGGCGCCGAGGTGAAGATCGCTCGCTGACCTGGTCGGTTGCCCGGGGTGGAACAGCCTCGGGCAACCGGCCCGCGTCACAGACGGGCTTCGAGGCCGTCCAGGATTCTGGCGAGGCCGTAGCTGAAGCTGTCCTCGCCGCCCGCTTCGAGATCGGTGTTGCTGTTGGCGGCGTACAGTGCCCGCATGTGCGGGTACGGCTCGGCGGCCTTGACCGCGGCGGGCCAGACCTCGGCCTGCCAGGCGGCCATGTCCTTGCCGGTGCGCTTGAGCTTGGTGACGGTCGCGGCTTCGACCGAGGCGACACCGATCACGTAGCCGAGCACTGTGTTGGCGGCCTGGTCCGCCTCGATCAGCTCGAAACCGGCGGCCAGATAGGTGCCGAGCAGATCGTCGGAGATCCGCATCAGGTTCGGCCCGAGGTAGTTCATGCCCACGTCGGCGAGCGTGGGCGCGACCCACGGGTGCCGGACGATCATCGCGCGCACACTGCGCGCCGCGGCTTCTGCCGCAGGGCGCCATTCCGACGGGTCGGCGACCCTCGGCACCTCGACCTCGCCGTACACCTCGTCGACGACGAGCTCGAGCAGCTCGTCCTTGTTCGCGACGTGCCAGTAGACGGCTGTCGCCACCGCTCCGAGCGCCGCTCCGAGCTTGCGCATCGTCAGCGCCTCCAGCCCGTCGGCGTCCAGCAGCTTGATCGCCTCCGCGACGATCTGCTGCTGGGTCAGCGCGGGCTGCTCACGGCGCCGGCCGCGCTTCGGCCGGGTCCAGACCGACGTGTACTCCTCGCTCGCCATGCCGTCCACCCTAGCCGATTACTGAACACTGTGCAGGACTTGACCAGCGTTCAGTTCTAATTGCACACTGTTCAGGCACACTGAACACTGTTCAATTAACTCGAGGAGGTGCGCGATGACCGCTCGGCATCCGCGCAGGTGGCTGATTCTGATCGTGCTCTGCCTGAGCACGATGGTGCTCGTGCTGGACAACGGCGTCCTGAACGTCGCGATCCCGGTGCTGACCGAGGACCTCGGTGCGAGCGCGCAGGAGATCCAGTGGATCGTCGCGAGCTACATCCTGGTGTTCGCCGGCCTGTTGCTGACTGCCGGCAGCCTGTCCGACCGGTACGGGCGCAAGAAGGTGATGATCGCCGGTCTGGCGATCTTCGGCGCCGCGTCCCTGCTGGCGACGTACGCCGGGACTCCGGAGATGCTGATCGCGGGACGGGTGCTGATGGGAGTCGGCGGGGCGGTCGTGATGCCGAGCACGCTGTCGGTGCTGATCACGGTCTTCGACGACGACGAACGCCGGAAGGCGATGTCGATCTGGAGCTCGGTGCTGATGGTCGGGCTGATCGGCGGGCCGGTGCTCGGCGGCGCGATGATCGCGAAGTTCTGGTGGGGCTCGGTGTTCCTGATCAACGTGCCGGTGGCGGTGCTGGCGATCGCGGCGGCAGTGATCCTGATGCCGGAGTCCAAAGGGCCGTGGCGCAAGCCCGACCCGATCGGTGCGCTGCTGTCGATGGTCGGGCTGGTGTCGCTGGTCTGGGTGATCATCGAACTGCCGGAGCACGGTCTGTCCTGGCCGATGCTGATTGTCGCCGTTGCCGGGCTGACCTTGTTCGTCGTGTGGGAGCTGCGGACTCCGGTGCCGATGGTGCCGTTGACGCTCTTCCGCGACCGGAACTTCAGCGGCGGCAGCTTGTCGCTGGTGCTGCTGCAGGTCGCCAACGGTGGGTTGATTCTGGCGCTGACGCAGTACATGCAGTTCGTCCTTGGGTTCTCGCCGACGAAGGCCGGTCTGGCGATGGCGCCGATGGCGGTGGCGGTCATCCTGGTGAACGGTGTCGGGGCGACGCTCGGTCAGAAGATCGGGAACCGGCCGATGACCGTCGCCGGGTTGGTCGTGCTGGCCGGCGGCTTCTGGGTGATGTCGAGGCTGTCCGCGGACGACGGGTTCGGGATGGTCGCACTGGCGCTGGGTGTGTTCGGGGTGGGCGCCGGACTGGCTCAGCCGGCGGCGACCGCGGCGCTCATGGGTGCCGTGCCGCACGAGCACGCGGGCGTCGGGTCGGCGTTGAACGACACCGTGCAGCAGGCGGGTGCGGCGTTGGGGATCGCGATCCTGGGGTCGGCGCTGGCGAACAACTTCACCGCGAAGATGCCGGAGTCGGCGCCTGACGCGGCGCGACGCTCGATCGGCGAGGCATTCGCTCTAGGTGACGCGGGGTTGGCTGACACCGCCCGGACCGCCTTTGCGCAGGCGATGTCAGGCACCTTCGTGGTGAGTGCGGTAGCGGTCCTCGGGTCCGCGGTGCTGGCGTTCGTCCTCATGCGGGACCGGAAGACGTCAGCTCCGGAAGAGGTCAAGGACGAGGTTGCCGTCAGCTGAGTAGTGCGGTCGTGAGGGAGTCGGCGTTCTCCTCGAGCCAGGTCTGCCGTGCGCGGATCTTGTCGCCGACTCCCTCACTCCACATCCGCTGCCAGCCGCCGCCGAGGGTTTCGGCGCGGTACTTCATCGTGTGCCAGGCGCGCACGTTCAAACCGATCGTGAGCTCCAGTGTGCGGGCGCGCTCGGCGGGGGAGAGGCCGTAGGCATCGGCGAGGAGCCGGCAGCGGCGGGGACGGTCCAGGCCGCGGAGTTCGGGGTCGAGATCGGCGTCGGCGCCGAGCGGGGCCCACCACAGCATCAGGTTCACGAACTCACGGGCGCGGCTCACCGGGCGGGCGAGATCGAAGTCGATCAGCGCGTACGCGCGCCCTTCCCGGAAGACCACGTTCTCCGGCGTCACGTCCTGATGGCCGACCAGCTCCGGCGGATCGTTGAGGTCCGGCAAACCGGGCGGCTCGATCGGCGCGGGCAGGTTCTCCGGGATCCCGAATCCCTCGACGGCGTCGTCGTACGCACGCAGCAGCCGTGCGACCGAGACCATCCGCTCCTCGTCCGCGATCCACGGTGGCCGCGGGCGGCCCGCGACCTCGCCCTCGACGTACGTGAGCGCCTGGCGGCCGGCCGAGTCGATGCCGAGGAATCTCGGTGCGCCGTCGAACCCGACCTTCTCCAGGTGCAGCAGGACGTCCTGGACAAGTTCGGCGCGCTCGCCGGGCGGGCGCCGTACGGTGTCGCCGACGCGCACCAGGCCCTCGGTCACGTCGCCGCCGAGCAGCGGGATCTCTTCGCCGTCCTCGATCACTCAAAGCCTCATTCCGCTGCATGAAACATTTGTCTGCACAAAGAAGACGTGCGAGGTAGCGTGCCACGATCCGCACTCGATCGGAGGCGCACAGTGACCGCCACCTCTGTGAAAGCTCCACCCGGAGCCAGTCGTACGAGGTACCTGATCCTAG
This Kribbella sp. NBC_00482 DNA region includes the following protein-coding sequences:
- a CDS encoding MFS transporter, with the translated sequence MTARHPRRWLILIVLCLSTMVLVLDNGVLNVAIPVLTEDLGASAQEIQWIVASYILVFAGLLLTAGSLSDRYGRKKVMIAGLAIFGAASLLATYAGTPEMLIAGRVLMGVGGAVVMPSTLSVLITVFDDDERRKAMSIWSSVLMVGLIGGPVLGGAMIAKFWWGSVFLINVPVAVLAIAAAVILMPESKGPWRKPDPIGALLSMVGLVSLVWVIIELPEHGLSWPMLIVAVAGLTLFVVWELRTPVPMVPLTLFRDRNFSGGSLSLVLLQVANGGLILALTQYMQFVLGFSPTKAGLAMAPMAVAVILVNGVGATLGQKIGNRPMTVAGLVVLAGGFWVMSRLSADDGFGMVALALGVFGVGAGLAQPAATAALMGAVPHEHAGVGSALNDTVQQAGAALGIAILGSALANNFTAKMPESAPDAARRSIGEAFALGDAGLADTARTAFAQAMSGTFVVSAVAVLGSAVLAFVLMRDRKTSAPEEVKDEVAVS
- a CDS encoding Gfo/Idh/MocA family protein, whose translation is MTTRIAVIGLGSIAVEHLKAYQQNPQAELVAVCDVDLERAKARGEQFGVARVTGSAEEIFSDPDVDAVSVCVPNTLHAPIAEAALRAGKDVLVEKPMTVTVPEAEALVKAVEETGKALQIGYVRRYAPNALVTKRFLDAGEFGDIYAARATLLRTAGNPGGWFGDVELSGGGPLIDLGVHIIDLCWYLMGMPKAVSASGATFAPLGARDNIQNLTRYKAASAARPNTVEDFATAQIRFEGGAVLDVATSFSLHARNEISVRIHGDKGGAEIEPELLMVTEQHDTLLHIQPQIDSLGFDFKVGFANQIDHFLQICRGEIPADATAEQGLEMARMLTAIYESAKSGAEVKIAR
- a CDS encoding phosphotransferase, translating into MIEDGEEIPLLGGDVTEGLVRVGDTVRRPPGERAELVQDVLLHLEKVGFDGAPRFLGIDSAGRQALTYVEGEVAGRPRPPWIADEERMVSVARLLRAYDDAVEGFGIPENLPAPIEPPGLPDLNDPPELVGHQDVTPENVVFREGRAYALIDFDLARPVSRAREFVNLMLWWAPLGADADLDPELRGLDRPRRCRLLADAYGLSPAERARTLELTIGLNVRAWHTMKYRAETLGGGWQRMWSEGVGDKIRARQTWLEENADSLTTALLS
- a CDS encoding TetR/AcrR family transcriptional regulator; this encodes MASEEYTSVWTRPKRGRRREQPALTQQQIVAEAIKLLDADGLEALTMRKLGAALGAVATAVYWHVANKDELLELVVDEVYGEVEVPRVADPSEWRPAAEAAARSVRAMIVRHPWVAPTLADVGMNYLGPNLMRISDDLLGTYLAAGFELIEADQAANTVLGYVIGVASVEAATVTKLKRTGKDMAAWQAEVWPAAVKAAEPYPHMRALYAANSNTDLEAGGEDSFSYGLARILDGLEARL